CCGGCCCGACGCTGGACTGCCCGATCGTCGCGCTGGTCTCGGACAGCGACCCGAAGGTGACCGTGGACGAAGCCCGGTCCTGGGCCGACCACACCACCGGCGGCTTCGAGCTGCACCAGTTCAGCGGCGGCCACTTCTACCTCGCCCAGCACCAGCGCGCGGTCATCAACTTGATCAGCGACCAGCTGCTCTCCCTGGCCCTCTGAAGACGGTCATGGCTCCGACGTTCGTGATGAGCACCGGCCGATGCGGTTCCACCCTCGTCTCCCGGATGCTGCGCCTCCACCCCGACGTCCTCAGCCTCAGCGAGCTGTTGACCACCGTGCGCGACCGCTTGCAATTCCACGACGCCCCGGACGGTGAGCAGTTCTGGCGGATCCTCTGCGATCCCGACCCGATCTTGGACGTCATGGTCGCCGAGGGCCTGCAGGTCTCCGAGATGATCTACCCGTACGGGACCGGACAGTTCGACCCCGCCGAGGGCATCCCGGCGATCTGCCACATGACGCTGCCGATGCTCACCGACGACCCCGACGCACTCCACGACGAGCTGGCCGCGGAGGTGTCCACCTGGCCGGCGCGCCCCCTCGCCGACCAGATCCGCGCGCTCTTCGCGTACCTGGCCGAACGGCTCCACCGGCCGGTGGTCGTGGAACGTTCCGGCGCGTCGTTACGGAACCTCCCGCAGCTGCGGGAGCAGTTTGCCGAAGCCCGGTTCGTCTACCTCACCCGGGACGGCGCCGACACGGCGCTGTCGATGAGCCGGCACGCCGGGTTCGGGATGAAGCTGCTGGCCGATGAGGCCGCACGCATCGCCGGGCTCGCCTCCTCGCAGCAACTGCGGGCCGACCATTCCCAGCTGCTCCCGGCGGAGCTGGGCCGACTGCTGTCGAACCCGTCCGAACTGCCCGCCCTGATGCGGCGGGACATCCCGGTGACCGCGTTCGGCGCGCTGTGGTCGACGATGACCTGCGAGGGCGCCGACGCACTGCTCCAACTGCCCGCCGGGAGATGGATGATGACCTCCTACGAGGCCCTCGTCGCCGATGCCCCCGCGGAGCTGACCCGGCTGGCCGGCTTCCTCGGCACCCCGGCGCCCGCCGCGTGGCTGACCGAGGCCGCCCGCCTGGTCGACCCTGGTCGGCGGGCCGCCTCGACCCGCCTGGACCCCCGGCTGCTCGCCGCCCTGCGCCGCTCCTGCGCCCCCGGCACCGCCCTCGACACCACGCTCGCGGAGGCCGCCGGCATCGACCTCGTGCCCGCCGCCCGGTGAGCCGACAGCCCGATGACGACGACCGGGGCCCGCGCAGGCCCCGCCGAGCGCAGGCCGCACTCGCCGAGACGTATGTCGCCGCTCGGACAGCGGCCGTCGCCCCCGGCATCTGCCCGCCCTCTCCCCGAACCGAAAGGCAGTGCCCTCATGCACCACATCATCGACGCCGTCACCTCCGGCGACGCGACGCCCGAGGACCTGGCCGCCCTGCGGATCCCGGAGAGCTACCGCGGCATCGTCCTGCGCAAGGACGAGACCGACATGTTCGAGGGCGTGGACTCCCGGGACAAGGACCCCCGCAAGTCCTTGCACCACGAGGAGGTGCCGACCCCGCAACTCGGCCCGGGCGAAGCCCTGGTGGCGGTCATGGCCTCGTCGGTCAACTACAACACCGTCTGGTCGTCCGTCTTCGAGCCGATACCGACCTTCGGCTTCCTGGAGCGCTACGGCAGGCTGTCGCCCCTGACCAAGCGGCACGACCTGCCGCGTCACGTCATCGGGTCCGACCTCGCGGGCGTGGTGCTGCGCACCGGACCGGGCGTCAACGCCTGGAAGCCCGGTGACGAGGTCGTCGCGCACTGCCTGTCCGTCGAGTTGGAGAGCCCCGACGGCCACGACGACACCATGATGGACCCGGAGCAGCGCATCTGGGGTTTCGAGACGAACTTCGGCGGCCTCGCGGAGATCGCCCTGGTCAAGTCCAACCAGCTGATGCCCAAGCCGGATCATCTCTCGTGGGAGGAGGCCGCCTCCCCGGGCCTCGTCAACTCCACCGCCTACCGGCAGCTGGTCTCCCGCAACGGCGCGCAGATGAAGCAGGGCGACAACGTGCTCATCTGGGGCGCCAGCGGTGGACTCGGCTCGTACGCCACCCAACTGGCCCTGGCTGGCGGCGCCACCCCGATCTGCGTGGTCTCCAGCCCGCAGAAGGCCGACATCTGCCGCGCGATGGGCGCCGAGGCGGTCATCGACCGCAATGCCGAGGACTACCGCTTCTGGAAGGACGAGCACAACCAGGACCCCAAGGAGTGGAAGCGGTTCGGCAAGCGCATCCGCGAACTCACCGGCGGCGAGGACGTCGACATCGTCTTCGAGCACCCCGGCCGCGAGACCTTCGGCGCCTCCGTCTACGTCACGCGCAAGGGCGGCACGATCGTCACCTGCGCCTCGACCTCCGGCTACAACCACGAGTACGACAACCGGTACCTGTGGATGTCCCTGAAGCGGATCATCGGCTCCCACTTCGCCAACTACCGCGAGGCCTGGGAGGCCAACCGCCTCATCGCCAAGGGCAAGATCCACCCCACGCTCTCCAAGGTGTACCCCCTGACGGAAACCGGCCAGGCCGCCTACGACGTGCACGCCAACCTGCACCAGGGCAAGGTCGGGGTCCTCTGCCTGGCCCCGCGCGGGGGCATGGGCGTCCGCGACGAGGAGACGCGGGCCCGGCACATCGACGCGATCAACCGCTTCAGGACGGCCGGCGGTTGACGCCGGCACTGATCCCCACCAGGGCGCCGTACGCGCGTACGTACGCCCCAGCCATCACTCTCACTCTCCCCGCGCCCGGGGAACGCCCTGTGGAGCCCGCGATGCACCAGCCGTCAGCCTCTGTTCCCACCTCCCTCGACACGGTCGCCGTCGTCGGCCTGGGCACCATGGGTACCGGCATCGCCGACGT
The nucleotide sequence above comes from Streptomyces sp. NL15-2K. Encoded proteins:
- a CDS encoding sulfotransferase domain-containing protein; translated protein: MAPTFVMSTGRCGSTLVSRMLRLHPDVLSLSELLTTVRDRLQFHDAPDGEQFWRILCDPDPILDVMVAEGLQVSEMIYPYGTGQFDPAEGIPAICHMTLPMLTDDPDALHDELAAEVSTWPARPLADQIRALFAYLAERLHRPVVVERSGASLRNLPQLREQFAEARFVYLTRDGADTALSMSRHAGFGMKLLADEAARIAGLASSQQLRADHSQLLPAELGRLLSNPSELPALMRRDIPVTAFGALWSTMTCEGADALLQLPAGRWMMTSYEALVADAPAELTRLAGFLGTPAPAAWLTEAARLVDPGRRAASTRLDPRLLAALRRSCAPGTALDTTLAEAAGIDLVPAAR
- the ccrA gene encoding crotonyl-CoA carboxylase/reductase — its product is MHHIIDAVTSGDATPEDLAALRIPESYRGIVLRKDETDMFEGVDSRDKDPRKSLHHEEVPTPQLGPGEALVAVMASSVNYNTVWSSVFEPIPTFGFLERYGRLSPLTKRHDLPRHVIGSDLAGVVLRTGPGVNAWKPGDEVVAHCLSVELESPDGHDDTMMDPEQRIWGFETNFGGLAEIALVKSNQLMPKPDHLSWEEAASPGLVNSTAYRQLVSRNGAQMKQGDNVLIWGASGGLGSYATQLALAGGATPICVVSSPQKADICRAMGAEAVIDRNAEDYRFWKDEHNQDPKEWKRFGKRIRELTGGEDVDIVFEHPGRETFGASVYVTRKGGTIVTCASTSGYNHEYDNRYLWMSLKRIIGSHFANYREAWEANRLIAKGKIHPTLSKVYPLTETGQAAYDVHANLHQGKVGVLCLAPRGGMGVRDEETRARHIDAINRFRTAGG